The following coding sequences are from one Geothrix sp. window:
- a CDS encoding PQQ-binding-like beta-propeller repeat protein, with protein sequence MVLRRCRAAWLPACLSALCLQAQTTPAPQAPPAAVAASAPGLLSDKPLWSAKATGGMPGLVVGQDAVVFRHEDALKRLSLADGTELWSAAVDGYPVREEDGLLFLMNAQYELTCLDARTGQQAWKTPIVKEGSAGFGKGNLVVIRGGLKGPVVAGDKVLVGTFGGSFFKGRTGKLYAYDRKDGRLLWSFEAEDGVENPPLVHQGLALFGGIAACYGVDLATGKQVWKAGTRSDNQWMFKLAGDTLLVSAGHYGAQQSAFGGTLYAFEAATGRPRWKYDIGGPSLLRVAGDRLVGIEWGMMGGTRLTCLNLDTGTQAWEYKEKSSAWPVVHEGKVIYITKDNRIHVVDLASGKAGSPIPAAGDFQMGFFKGPWGRFLDPVVLQDQAVVGSWDKAKKESILQILDAKQAKVVQERRLPGEIWAFWDRRDLLVVLIKEGETAWSLQVFGR encoded by the coding sequence GGCGGCCTCGGCCCCGGGCCTGCTCTCGGACAAGCCCCTCTGGTCGGCCAAGGCCACGGGCGGCATGCCGGGCCTCGTCGTGGGCCAGGATGCGGTGGTGTTCCGGCACGAAGACGCCCTCAAGCGGCTCAGCCTCGCGGATGGCACCGAGCTCTGGTCTGCGGCGGTGGACGGATACCCCGTGCGGGAGGAGGACGGCCTGCTCTTCCTCATGAATGCCCAGTACGAGCTCACCTGCCTGGACGCCCGCACCGGCCAGCAGGCCTGGAAGACACCCATCGTGAAGGAGGGCAGCGCGGGTTTCGGCAAGGGCAACCTGGTGGTGATCCGGGGCGGGCTGAAGGGGCCGGTGGTGGCGGGGGACAAGGTGCTGGTGGGCACCTTCGGCGGCTCCTTCTTCAAGGGGCGCACCGGGAAACTCTACGCCTACGACCGCAAGGACGGCAGACTGCTCTGGTCCTTCGAGGCTGAGGACGGGGTGGAGAACCCGCCCCTGGTCCACCAGGGCCTGGCGCTGTTCGGCGGCATCGCCGCCTGCTACGGCGTGGACCTGGCCACGGGCAAGCAGGTCTGGAAGGCCGGCACCCGCAGCGACAACCAGTGGATGTTCAAGCTGGCGGGCGACACCCTGCTGGTCTCGGCGGGCCACTACGGCGCCCAGCAAAGCGCCTTCGGCGGCACCCTGTACGCCTTCGAGGCCGCCACGGGGAGGCCCCGCTGGAAGTACGACATCGGCGGTCCCAGCCTCCTCCGGGTGGCCGGAGACCGGCTCGTGGGCATCGAGTGGGGCATGATGGGCGGCACCCGCCTCACCTGCCTGAACCTGGACACGGGCACCCAGGCCTGGGAGTACAAGGAGAAGAGCTCGGCCTGGCCCGTGGTCCACGAGGGGAAGGTCATCTACATCACCAAGGACAACCGCATCCACGTGGTGGACCTGGCCAGCGGCAAGGCCGGCAGCCCCATCCCGGCGGCCGGTGACTTCCAGATGGGCTTCTTCAAGGGCCCCTGGGGACGCTTCCTTGATCCCGTGGTCCTCCAGGACCAGGCCGTGGTGGGCTCCTGGGACAAGGCGAAGAAGGAGAGCATCCTGCAGATCCTTGATGCCAAGCAGGCCAAGGTGGTCCAGGAGCGGCGCCTGCCGGGCGAGATCTGGGCCTTCTGGGACCGCAGGGACCTGCTGGTGGTCCTTATCAAGGAGGGCGAAACCGCCTGGTCCCTCCAGGTCTTCGGGCGCTAG
- a CDS encoding transcription antitermination factor NusB, with amino-acid sequence MPTPARIHVAHALHEVFGEGGRVPDIWDRELGEDAQLAQALLGLCLRRWGRLQAWVKPKLKDPDRGVPLGTRVSLAMGLAQLAWLPGVSDHAAVNESVDLAADRDLGFLPHKGLVNALLRRAAKDRAALAAELEVLPASLDRSPAVARALDAALAPHGAEGELEALWARLQQPPRPDVRLLQGVVPEGLVPVGGLPDCLCLMEGAPFPRLWLEAGDGMVQDRSSQALLAYQWERPVTRILDACAAPGGKTTTLARRHPGAAITALEVHPRRAARLRQTLQQRGVEAQVIQADAAEWLEVCGATFDLILLDAPCSGSGTLQKHPEWPWLKHDDLPRLTGLQRRLLNAAADRLAPGGLLIYAVCSWLPEEGVAHRDWLVEAQPDLHPAEVWPAALGAEVDGNTGLSATFRPHPLRWEGEGFQGFAVQRA; translated from the coding sequence ATGCCCACGCCCGCCCGCATCCACGTCGCCCACGCCCTGCACGAAGTCTTCGGAGAGGGCGGGCGGGTGCCGGACATCTGGGATCGCGAGCTGGGGGAGGATGCCCAGCTGGCCCAGGCCCTGCTGGGTCTCTGCCTGCGCCGCTGGGGCCGCCTCCAGGCCTGGGTGAAACCCAAGCTGAAGGATCCGGACCGCGGCGTGCCCCTGGGGACGCGGGTGAGCCTGGCCATGGGGCTGGCCCAGCTGGCCTGGCTGCCGGGCGTGAGCGACCACGCCGCCGTGAATGAATCCGTGGATCTGGCGGCGGACCGCGACCTGGGTTTCCTGCCCCACAAGGGGCTGGTGAACGCCCTGCTGCGCCGGGCCGCCAAGGATCGCGCCGCCCTGGCGGCCGAGCTCGAAGTCCTGCCCGCGAGCCTGGACCGCAGCCCCGCCGTGGCGCGCGCCCTGGACGCGGCCCTGGCCCCCCATGGTGCCGAAGGTGAGCTGGAGGCCCTGTGGGCGCGGCTCCAGCAGCCGCCCCGCCCCGACGTCCGCCTGTTGCAGGGAGTGGTTCCCGAGGGGCTGGTTCCCGTGGGGGGCCTGCCTGATTGTCTCTGCCTGATGGAGGGGGCCCCCTTCCCCCGTCTCTGGCTGGAAGCCGGGGACGGCATGGTGCAGGACCGCAGCTCCCAGGCCCTGCTGGCCTACCAGTGGGAGCGGCCGGTGACCCGCATCCTGGACGCCTGCGCCGCGCCCGGCGGCAAGACCACCACCCTGGCCCGCCGCCATCCGGGCGCGGCCATCACAGCCCTTGAGGTGCATCCCAGGCGGGCCGCCCGGCTGCGCCAGACCCTCCAGCAGCGGGGCGTGGAGGCCCAGGTGATCCAGGCGGACGCCGCCGAGTGGCTGGAGGTCTGCGGCGCCACCTTCGACCTCATCCTGCTGGACGCGCCCTGCAGCGGCAGCGGCACCCTGCAGAAACACCCGGAGTGGCCCTGGCTCAAGCACGACGACCTGCCCCGCCTGACGGGCCTCCAGCGACGCCTGCTCAACGCCGCCGCCGACCGCCTGGCCCCCGGCGGGCTGCTCATCTACGCCGTGTGCTCCTGGCTGCCGGAGGAGGGCGTCGCCCACCGGGACTGGCTGGTGGAGGCCCAGCCGGACTTGCATCCGGCCGAGGTATGGCCTGCGGCCCTGGGCGCAGAGGTCGATGGCAACACGGGCCTCAGCGCCACCTTCCGCCCCCACCCCCTGCGCTGGGAGGGCGAGGGCTTCCAGGGCTTCGCGGTCCAGCGGGCCTGA
- a CDS encoding OsmC family protein, producing the protein MAHHYPLQLHWTGSTLDGTYNRNATVTTAGKHPLSVSSAPEYAGDATRWNPEDLLGAALATCHMLTFLALCAKAKVEVVGYEDHAEAILDTVDKVTRVTQVHLRPVIRVTRGTSMAKVTELFEKAHKYCFVANSVTCEAVLNPRIVEV; encoded by the coding sequence ATGGCCCACCACTACCCCCTTCAGCTCCACTGGACCGGCAGCACCCTCGACGGCACCTACAACCGCAATGCGACCGTCACGACCGCCGGCAAGCACCCCCTGTCGGTCAGCAGCGCCCCGGAATACGCGGGCGACGCCACCCGCTGGAACCCCGAAGACCTGCTAGGCGCGGCGCTCGCCACCTGCCACATGCTCACCTTCCTGGCCCTCTGCGCCAAGGCCAAGGTGGAGGTGGTGGGCTACGAGGACCACGCGGAGGCCATCCTGGACACCGTGGACAAGGTCACGCGCGTCACCCAGGTGCACCTGCGCCCGGTCATCCGCGTCACGCGGGGCACCAGCATGGCCAAGGTCACCGAACTCTTCGAGAAGGCCCACAAGTACTGCTTCGTGGCCAATTCCGTCACCTGCGAGGCGGTGCTGAATCCGCGGATCGTCGAGGTCTAG
- the nrdR gene encoding transcriptional regulator NrdR has protein sequence MHCPFCGHIEDKVVDSRESREGDSIRRRRECLSCGRRFTSYERVEEVPLVILKKDGRREPFERQKLMKGLLAACQKRPVSLDRIEQLVGDVHARLMERPDREIRSRELGELIMDELKGLDQVAYVRFASVYREFKDLPDFVKALEGLMHKEAATGRGTGAPKLGHDSATPQPQALFPGETVDVAAMKSRKK, from the coding sequence ATGCACTGTCCCTTCTGCGGGCACATCGAGGACAAGGTGGTGGATTCCCGCGAGTCCCGCGAGGGCGACTCCATCCGCCGCCGCCGCGAGTGCCTCTCCTGCGGCCGGCGCTTCACCAGCTACGAGCGGGTGGAGGAGGTGCCCCTGGTGATCCTGAAGAAGGACGGCCGTCGGGAGCCCTTCGAGCGGCAGAAGCTCATGAAGGGCCTGCTGGCCGCCTGCCAGAAGCGGCCCGTGTCGCTGGACCGCATCGAGCAACTGGTGGGGGACGTCCACGCCCGGCTCATGGAGCGTCCCGACCGCGAGATCCGCAGCCGCGAACTGGGCGAGCTCATCATGGACGAGCTGAAGGGGCTCGACCAGGTGGCCTACGTGCGCTTCGCCAGCGTGTACCGCGAGTTCAAGGACCTGCCCGATTTCGTGAAGGCCCTGGAGGGCCTCATGCACAAGGAGGCCGCCACGGGCCGCGGCACGGGCGCCCCGAAACTTGGCCACGACAGCGCAACGCCCCAGCCGCAGGCCCTGTTCCCGGGCGAGACCGTGGACGTGGCCGCCATGAAGTCCCGGAAAAAGTAG
- the lon gene encoding endopeptidase La translates to MADDVLLPPPPDETPKLPEELPVLPLRDVVVYPYVILPLSISREKSIRAVDTALVENRMILLLSQKQTEMDNPRPEDLYQVGTAALIMRVLKLPDGRIRALVQGLQRVRVEYFTETENLFKARVEPLAEPELKTPDLESDALLRSVKQTLEKAVALGKTLPQEVLVIAGNLDNPGRLADLVASNLDLKLQQTQEVLEIAHPGLRLKRVNELLMREIQLLEVQQKITMEARGEMDKSQREYYLRQQLKAIQQELGEGSELAEEVTAFRDKLAKMKVPDESLVEIERNLKKLERMHPDSSETAVTRTYLEWMTELPWGIQTEDNLDLKQAQTVLDEDHFGLAKIKDRLLEFLAVRKLKPDLRGTILCFVGPPGVGKTSLGKSIARALGRKYSRISLGGVHDESEIRGHRRTYVGAMPGRIVQALHQVKSMNPVIMLDEVDKIGRDMRGDPSAALLEVLDPEQNHTFRDHYLNVPLDLSQVLFLANANELEPIHPAFKDRMEIIYLSSYTLEEKIGIAEQHLIPKQLEKHGVTRKQVAIPRAALKAIITGYTREAGLRQLEREIGAICRKVARRVAENTLKKKLTLDDKSIHELLGPVKLLQDERLKAPRVGVVTGLAWTAVGGDVLFVEALKMPGKGLLTLTGQLGDIMKESAQAALSYIRSRGEAFQIDPEVFQKQDIHVHFPEGAIPKDGPSAGLAIATVLLSVLKGVPVRNTLAMTGEIDLRGEALAIGGLKEKSLAALRVGIKDILIPHANQKDLEEIDPELRKQLRFHPVKHVEEVFEHALVGWHRPERAKPTAKAKVKPRPRR, encoded by the coding sequence GTGGCCGATGATGTCCTCCTGCCCCCCCCACCCGACGAGACGCCGAAGCTGCCGGAGGAGCTGCCCGTCCTCCCGCTGCGGGACGTGGTGGTCTATCCCTACGTGATCCTGCCCCTCAGCATCAGCCGCGAGAAGTCCATCCGCGCCGTGGACACGGCCCTGGTGGAGAACCGCATGATCCTGCTGCTCTCCCAGAAGCAGACGGAGATGGACAACCCGCGCCCCGAGGACCTCTACCAGGTGGGCACGGCGGCGCTCATCATGCGCGTGCTGAAGCTGCCGGATGGCCGCATCCGCGCCCTGGTGCAGGGCCTGCAGCGGGTCCGCGTGGAGTACTTCACCGAGACCGAGAACCTCTTCAAGGCCCGGGTGGAGCCCCTCGCGGAGCCCGAGCTGAAGACGCCGGACCTGGAGTCGGACGCCCTGCTGCGCAGCGTGAAGCAGACGCTCGAGAAGGCCGTGGCCCTGGGCAAGACCCTGCCCCAGGAGGTGCTGGTCATCGCCGGCAACCTGGACAATCCGGGCCGCCTGGCGGACCTGGTGGCCTCCAACCTGGATCTCAAGCTCCAGCAGACCCAGGAGGTGCTGGAGATCGCCCATCCGGGCCTGCGTCTGAAGCGCGTGAACGAGCTGCTCATGCGGGAGATCCAGCTCCTCGAGGTGCAGCAGAAGATCACCATGGAAGCCCGCGGCGAGATGGACAAGAGCCAGCGGGAGTACTACCTCCGCCAGCAGCTCAAGGCCATCCAGCAGGAGCTGGGCGAGGGCTCGGAGCTGGCCGAGGAGGTCACGGCCTTCCGCGACAAGCTGGCCAAGATGAAGGTGCCCGACGAGTCCCTGGTGGAGATCGAGCGCAACCTCAAGAAGCTGGAGCGCATGCACCCGGATTCCAGCGAGACCGCCGTGACGCGGACCTACCTGGAGTGGATGACGGAGCTGCCCTGGGGCATCCAGACCGAGGACAACCTGGACCTCAAGCAGGCCCAGACCGTGCTCGACGAGGACCACTTCGGCCTGGCCAAGATCAAGGACCGGCTGCTGGAGTTCCTGGCCGTGCGCAAGCTCAAGCCCGACCTCCGCGGCACCATCCTCTGCTTCGTGGGACCCCCGGGCGTGGGCAAGACCTCGCTGGGCAAGTCCATCGCCCGGGCCCTGGGCCGCAAGTACAGCCGCATCTCCCTGGGCGGCGTCCACGACGAAAGCGAGATCCGCGGCCACCGCCGCACCTACGTGGGCGCCATGCCGGGCCGCATCGTGCAGGCCCTGCATCAGGTGAAGAGCATGAACCCCGTGATCATGCTCGATGAGGTGGACAAGATCGGCCGGGACATGCGCGGCGACCCCAGCGCGGCCCTGCTGGAGGTGCTGGACCCTGAGCAGAACCACACCTTCCGCGACCACTACCTGAACGTGCCCCTGGATCTGTCCCAGGTGCTCTTCCTGGCCAACGCCAACGAGCTGGAGCCCATCCACCCGGCCTTCAAGGACCGCATGGAGATCATCTACCTCAGCAGCTACACGCTGGAGGAGAAGATCGGGATCGCCGAGCAGCACCTGATCCCCAAGCAGCTGGAGAAGCACGGCGTCACCCGCAAGCAGGTGGCCATCCCCAGGGCCGCCCTCAAGGCCATCATCACGGGCTACACGCGCGAGGCCGGGCTGCGCCAGCTGGAACGCGAGATCGGCGCCATCTGCCGCAAGGTGGCCCGCCGCGTGGCGGAGAACACCCTAAAGAAGAAGCTCACCCTGGACGACAAGAGCATCCACGAGCTGCTGGGCCCCGTGAAGCTCCTGCAGGACGAGCGCCTGAAGGCCCCCCGCGTGGGCGTGGTGACGGGCCTGGCCTGGACCGCCGTGGGCGGCGACGTGCTCTTCGTCGAGGCCCTGAAGATGCCGGGCAAGGGCCTGCTCACCCTCACGGGCCAGCTGGGCGACATCATGAAGGAAAGCGCCCAGGCGGCGCTCAGCTACATCCGCAGCCGGGGCGAGGCCTTCCAGATCGACCCCGAGGTGTTCCAGAAGCAGGACATCCATGTGCACTTCCCCGAGGGCGCCATCCCCAAGGACGGCCCCAGCGCGGGCCTGGCCATCGCCACGGTGCTGCTCTCCGTGCTGAAAGGCGTGCCCGTGCGGAACACCCTGGCCATGACCGGCGAGATCGACCTGCGCGGCGAGGCCCTGGCCATCGGCGGCCTCAAGGAGAAGTCCCTGGCGGCGCTGCGCGTGGGCATCAAGGACATCCTCATCCCCCACGCCAACCAGAAGGACCTGGAGGAGATCGACCCTGAGCTGCGCAAGCAGCTGCGCTTCCACCCCGTGAAGCATGTGGAGGAGGTCTTCGAACACGCCCTGGTGGGCTGGCACCGACCCGAGCGGGCCAAGCCGACCGCCAAGGCCAAGGTCAAGCCCCGTCCTCGGCGCTAG
- a CDS encoding c-type cytochrome, which translates to MNHPVWDIPLLGSGWLIGLISIIHVSIAHLVVGAGLWLPIMEGRAQRAGDLELQAWLRGRAKALLWLSSIFGAATGVGIWVAIGLVNPTATQHLIRAFVMGWAIEWLIFVGEMATLIVLVRAYDRLRPRQRLAVYWLYALCAWLSLVVINGIITFMLSPGKGWVASHAMWDGFFNATYLPSLLLRTCVALVLGGLWALAAGATAGPALKPRILKPSALFTLAGVLLAVASGWYYFQSFPPAARELVLGNLKGATSLARGFRWALWGLGAFLVPGLLVLWAFFASASFRRPLALLGLLLACWGFGGFEWIREVARKPFVIRDVMYSNGIRVEQVAEYQKEGFLPRNAWARTFAASKGDTDLARGEALLRSQCLACHTRDGYRGLKGLTASNSEGDNVAFIQALRELDPALNPYLDRMPPFAGTEQEAELLGKYLGSLKAK; encoded by the coding sequence ATGAACCATCCCGTGTGGGACATCCCCCTCCTCGGCAGCGGCTGGCTCATCGGCCTCATCAGCATCATCCACGTCTCCATCGCCCACCTGGTGGTGGGTGCCGGCCTCTGGCTGCCGATCATGGAGGGCCGCGCCCAGCGGGCCGGGGATCTGGAGCTGCAGGCCTGGCTGCGGGGCCGGGCCAAGGCCCTGCTCTGGCTGTCCAGCATCTTCGGGGCGGCCACCGGCGTGGGCATCTGGGTGGCCATCGGCCTCGTGAACCCCACGGCCACCCAGCACCTCATCCGGGCCTTCGTCATGGGTTGGGCCATCGAGTGGCTGATCTTCGTGGGCGAAATGGCCACCCTCATCGTGCTGGTCCGGGCCTACGACCGGCTGCGGCCCCGCCAGCGCCTGGCCGTCTACTGGCTCTATGCGCTCTGCGCCTGGCTGAGCCTCGTGGTCATCAACGGCATCATCACCTTCATGCTGAGCCCGGGAAAGGGCTGGGTCGCCAGCCACGCCATGTGGGACGGCTTCTTCAACGCCACCTACCTGCCCAGCCTCCTGCTGCGGACCTGCGTGGCCCTGGTTCTGGGCGGGCTCTGGGCCCTGGCGGCGGGGGCCACCGCAGGGCCGGCGCTGAAGCCGCGGATCCTGAAGCCCTCGGCCCTCTTCACCCTGGCGGGCGTGCTGCTGGCCGTGGCCTCAGGCTGGTACTACTTCCAGAGCTTCCCCCCGGCCGCGCGGGAGCTGGTGCTGGGCAACCTCAAGGGCGCCACCAGCCTGGCCCGCGGGTTCCGCTGGGCGCTCTGGGGCCTGGGCGCCTTCCTGGTGCCGGGCCTGCTGGTGCTTTGGGCCTTCTTCGCCTCCGCCTCCTTCCGGCGCCCCCTGGCCCTGCTGGGCCTGCTCCTGGCCTGCTGGGGCTTCGGCGGCTTCGAGTGGATCCGTGAGGTGGCCCGCAAGCCCTTCGTCATCCGGGACGTGATGTACTCCAACGGCATCCGGGTGGAGCAGGTGGCGGAGTACCAGAAGGAGGGCTTCCTGCCCCGGAACGCCTGGGCCCGGACCTTCGCCGCCTCGAAGGGGGACACGGACCTGGCCCGGGGCGAGGCCCTCCTGCGGAGCCAGTGCCTGGCCTGCCACACCCGGGACGGCTACCGGGGCCTGAAGGGCCTCACGGCCAGCAACTCCGAGGGGGACAACGTGGCCTTCATCCAGGCCCTTCGCGAGCTGGACCCGGCCCTGAACCCCTACCTGGACCGCATGCCGCCCTTTGCCGGCACTGAACAGGAGGCTGAACTGCTGGGGAAGTATCTCGGGAGCTTGAAGGCTAAGTAG
- the ftsY gene encoding signal recognition particle-docking protein FtsY, which translates to MGLLGGLFNQFKKGLKRTQELVLAPMGRLLGLRRLDEAQLEELEDLLLQADLGVKAVDRLMARLRQELKGAGDVDPKAILRDELLKLLRQRPPRPFTASGTQVVLLVGVNGVGKTTTLGKLAAHLKARGEAVLVVAGDTFRAAAIDQLERWGERAGVPVIRNQMGGDPAAIAFDGATSALAKGTPWVLIDTAGRLHTKDHLMKELDKIHRSLQKVIPAAPHRVLLVLDATTGQNGLVQAEAFAQVAGVTDLVLTKLDGSAKGGVVVSILDRLRLPIAFVGVGEGVDDLIPFDAEAFVDGLLDV; encoded by the coding sequence GTGGGTCTGCTCGGTGGCCTGTTCAACCAGTTCAAGAAGGGCCTGAAGCGCACCCAGGAGCTGGTGCTGGCGCCCATGGGGCGCCTGCTGGGCCTGCGGCGCCTGGACGAGGCCCAGCTGGAGGAGCTGGAGGATCTGCTGCTGCAGGCGGACCTGGGCGTGAAGGCCGTGGACCGGCTGATGGCACGGCTCCGCCAGGAGCTCAAGGGGGCCGGGGACGTCGATCCCAAGGCCATCCTGAGGGACGAATTGCTCAAGCTGCTGCGCCAGCGGCCGCCCCGGCCCTTCACCGCGTCGGGCACCCAGGTGGTGCTGCTGGTGGGCGTCAACGGCGTGGGCAAGACCACCACCCTGGGCAAGCTGGCGGCCCACCTCAAGGCCCGGGGCGAGGCCGTGCTGGTGGTGGCGGGCGACACCTTCCGGGCGGCGGCCATCGACCAGCTGGAGCGCTGGGGTGAGCGGGCCGGAGTGCCCGTCATCCGCAACCAGATGGGCGGCGATCCCGCGGCCATCGCCTTCGACGGGGCCACCAGCGCCCTGGCCAAGGGCACGCCCTGGGTGCTCATCGACACGGCGGGGAGGCTCCACACGAAAGACCACCTCATGAAGGAGCTGGACAAGATCCACCGGAGCCTCCAGAAGGTCATCCCGGCGGCGCCCCACCGGGTGCTGCTGGTCCTGGACGCCACGACGGGACAGAACGGCCTGGTCCAGGCGGAGGCCTTCGCCCAGGTGGCGGGAGTCACCGACCTGGTGCTCACCAAGCTGGATGGCAGCGCCAAGGGCGGCGTGGTGGTGTCCATCCTGGACCGGCTCCGACTCCCCATCGCCTTCGTGGGCGTGGGCGAGGGCGTGGATGACCTCATCCCCTTCGATGC